The Cellulomonas fulva genome includes a window with the following:
- a CDS encoding esterase-like activity of phytase family protein, protein MLPARPRRALPRPAAVTASAVVAALAVTALTCAPATAASAVVAALAVTALTCAPATAASPAAPGWSDAGWTGPAAEATFHRLSTYPVYLNRPAGTDAAAETVAEISAVSEDGKTFVHTDALARRIGFVDITDPAKPVGRGTLDLAADLGVGAHAEPTSVAVVGGYVLVVVDTSESFTAPSGVLVVVDLETHAVVRTLDLGGQPDSIALTPDKKHAAIAIENQRDEDATPEGADEGDLPQLPGGSLVLVDLPDATAPAGWALRPVAFTDGDQALPAFVAAGIDTPQDPEPEYVAIDPTGSTVAVTLQENNGIVLVDVASGEIDRVFTAGTASVSGIDTTKDGVIDQSGAITDVPREPDAIGWLDATHVATANEGDWKGGTRGWSVFDTTTGEVVWDAGASLERLAVRTGLHTEDRAAKKGVEIEGLAVATMDGTPYAFVGSERSNFVAVYDVSDPAQPVFSQVLATTNGPEGILPVPGRDLLLVSSETDEAGAGVRSAVSVYGLGEAYADEAGSPAFPSVVSADAGGAPIGWGALGALAADPRDDQRLWSATDAAYKDTRLLSIDVGTSPAVIDRQLRVTQGGVGVTLDVEGVATRASGGFWLGVEGATGAANEIVRTNAYGAIVERVGLPSDVAAGLSKWGVEGVTTVVDDEGEHVWVALQRGLTSDPGGLGGTARLGRYDVADGSWTWFAYPLSTTSVAGDWIGLSEVVAVDDDTLAVIERDKLNGEDAAVKRVYTVQVPAEDPAEGTVGALTKTLARDVLPDLRATAGWTQEKLEGLTVAGDGTVWAITDNDGVADATGETVLLDLGSRTSVFGKVSTTTSASVTATTYGRAARVDVTVTGAGQAPTGRVQVREGSKVLGTGTLLVSGDRGTARVTLPSTLAVGTHRLTAVYAGTSTLAGSSSSPVLKVTRATPTVSLGASAWTVKKGARPTLVVVVSGPGAKPAGTVTVKVGSTKVATKKLSGGRVVLTLPPVTRTAKVTVRYAGSTSYVPVTASRTLTVR, encoded by the coding sequence ATGCTGCCTGCACGCCCCCGCCGTGCGCTTCCCCGACCGGCCGCCGTCACGGCGTCCGCCGTCGTCGCCGCTCTCGCCGTCACCGCGCTGACCTGCGCGCCCGCCACCGCGGCGTCCGCCGTCGTCGCCGCTCTCGCCGTCACCGCGCTGACCTGCGCGCCCGCCACCGCGGCGTCCCCCGCCGCCCCCGGGTGGTCGGACGCCGGCTGGACCGGCCCGGCCGCCGAGGCGACGTTCCACCGGCTGTCGACCTACCCCGTCTACCTCAACCGTCCGGCCGGCACGGACGCCGCCGCCGAGACCGTCGCGGAGATCTCCGCGGTGTCCGAGGACGGGAAGACGTTCGTCCACACCGACGCGCTCGCGCGGCGCATCGGGTTCGTCGACATCACGGACCCGGCGAAGCCGGTGGGCCGGGGCACCCTCGACCTCGCGGCGGACCTGGGCGTGGGTGCCCACGCCGAGCCGACGTCGGTCGCGGTGGTCGGCGGCTACGTGCTCGTCGTCGTCGACACCTCGGAGTCGTTCACCGCTCCGTCGGGCGTGCTCGTCGTCGTCGACCTCGAGACGCACGCCGTGGTCCGCACCCTCGACCTGGGCGGCCAGCCCGACTCGATCGCGCTCACGCCGGACAAGAAGCACGCCGCGATCGCGATCGAGAACCAGCGCGACGAGGACGCGACCCCGGAGGGCGCCGACGAGGGCGACCTGCCGCAGCTCCCGGGCGGCTCGCTGGTGCTCGTCGACCTGCCCGACGCCACCGCACCCGCGGGCTGGGCGCTGCGGCCGGTCGCGTTCACCGACGGTGACCAGGCGCTGCCGGCGTTCGTCGCGGCCGGGATCGACACCCCGCAGGACCCGGAGCCCGAGTACGTGGCGATCGACCCCACGGGCTCGACGGTCGCGGTGACGCTGCAGGAGAACAACGGGATCGTGCTGGTCGACGTCGCGTCCGGCGAGATCGACCGGGTGTTCACGGCGGGCACCGCGTCGGTCTCCGGGATCGACACCACGAAGGACGGCGTGATCGACCAGTCCGGTGCGATCACCGACGTGCCGCGCGAGCCCGACGCGATCGGCTGGCTCGACGCCACCCACGTCGCCACCGCGAACGAGGGCGACTGGAAGGGCGGCACGCGCGGCTGGTCGGTGTTCGACACGACCACGGGCGAGGTCGTGTGGGACGCCGGCGCGTCGCTCGAGCGGCTGGCCGTGCGCACGGGCCTGCACACCGAGGACCGCGCCGCCAAGAAGGGCGTCGAGATCGAGGGCCTCGCGGTCGCGACCATGGACGGCACGCCGTACGCGTTCGTCGGCTCCGAGCGGTCCAACTTCGTCGCGGTGTACGACGTGTCCGACCCGGCCCAGCCGGTGTTCTCGCAGGTCCTCGCGACCACGAACGGCCCCGAGGGCATCCTGCCGGTGCCGGGCCGCGACCTGCTGCTGGTCTCGTCGGAGACGGACGAGGCGGGCGCCGGCGTCCGGTCGGCCGTGAGCGTCTACGGGCTCGGCGAGGCGTACGCCGACGAGGCGGGGTCCCCGGCCTTCCCGTCGGTGGTCTCCGCCGACGCGGGCGGTGCGCCGATCGGCTGGGGCGCGCTCGGCGCGCTCGCGGCCGACCCGCGCGACGACCAGCGCCTGTGGTCCGCGACCGACGCGGCCTACAAGGACACCCGCCTGCTGTCGATCGACGTCGGCACCAGCCCTGCGGTCATCGACCGGCAGCTGCGCGTGACCCAGGGCGGCGTGGGCGTCACGCTCGACGTCGAGGGCGTGGCGACGCGCGCGTCCGGCGGCTTCTGGCTCGGCGTCGAGGGTGCCACGGGCGCGGCGAACGAGATCGTCCGGACCAACGCGTACGGCGCGATCGTCGAGAGGGTGGGTCTGCCGTCCGACGTGGCCGCCGGCCTGTCGAAGTGGGGCGTCGAGGGCGTCACCACGGTCGTCGACGACGAGGGCGAGCACGTGTGGGTCGCGCTGCAGCGCGGGCTGACGAGCGACCCGGGCGGGCTCGGCGGCACGGCCCGCCTGGGCCGGTACGACGTCGCCGACGGCTCGTGGACCTGGTTCGCGTACCCGCTGTCGACGACGAGCGTCGCGGGCGACTGGATCGGCCTGTCCGAGGTCGTGGCCGTCGACGACGACACGCTCGCGGTCATCGAGCGCGACAAGCTCAACGGCGAGGACGCCGCGGTCAAGCGGGTCTACACGGTGCAGGTCCCGGCCGAGGACCCCGCCGAGGGCACGGTCGGCGCACTGACCAAGACCCTGGCGCGCGACGTGCTGCCGGACCTGCGCGCGACCGCCGGCTGGACGCAGGAGAAGCTCGAGGGCCTCACCGTCGCGGGCGACGGCACGGTGTGGGCGATCACGGACAACGACGGTGTCGCGGACGCGACGGGCGAGACGGTCCTGCTCGACCTGGGCTCGCGCACGTCGGTGTTCGGCAAGGTGTCGACCACGACGAGCGCGAGCGTCACGGCCACCACCTACGGGCGCGCGGCCAGGGTCGACGTGACCGTGACCGGCGCCGGGCAGGCGCCGACCGGCCGGGTCCAGGTGCGCGAGGGGTCGAAGGTGCTCGGCACGGGCACGCTGCTGGTCTCGGGTGACCGCGGCACCGCCAGGGTGACGCTGCCGTCCACGCTCGCCGTGGGCACGCACCGCCTCACCGCGGTGTACGCGGGCACCTCGACGCTGGCGGGCTCGTCGTCGTCGCCGGTCCTCAAGGTCACCCGGGCGACGCCCACGGTGAGCCTCGGCGCCTCGGCCTGGACCGTGAAGAAGGGGGCGCGGCCCACGCTCGTCGTCGTGGTGTCCGGCCCGGGGGCGAAGCCGGCCGGGACCGTGACCGTCAAGGTGGGGTCCACGAAGGTCGCCACCAAGAAGCTGTCCGGCGGCCGCGTGGTCCTGACGCTCCCGCCGGTCACGCGCACGGCCAAGGTGACGGTCCGCTACGCGGGCTCGACGTCCTACGTCCCGGTCACCGCCAGCCGCACCCTGACGGTGCGCTGA